Proteins encoded within one genomic window of Brassica rapa cultivar Chiifu-401-42 chromosome A09, CAAS_Brap_v3.01, whole genome shotgun sequence:
- the LOC103837940 gene encoding G-type lectin S-receptor-like serine/threonine-protein kinase At2g19130 → MASFFLFVLFSLFFLCTHVSSADTISADFTLSGDQTISSSGGTFKMGFFQPATSSNFYIGMWYQQLPQQTIVWVANRDKPVSDKKTSLLKISNGNLVLLDGNNQTPVWSTGLNSSSAHDAVLQDDGNLVLRDDSGSLLWQSFDHPGDTWLPGAKIRYDKRTKKSQRLTSWTSVEDPSPGLFSLELDESTAYKILWNGSTQYWSSGPWNPQSKLFDSVPEMRLNYIFNYSFFSNATESYFTYSIYNKANISRLVMDVSGQIRQSSWLNNNNQRNLFWSQPRQQCLVYSYCGSFGICSSKSQPFCQCPRGFRPKSQKDWDLKDYSAGCVRKTELQCSRGVVNQFLPLTNVKLPDILEVWGITSFSICGSACLGNCSCMAYAHDESSNRCLMWTKDVFNLQQFEEDYSEGNTLYLRLSASDMPSSSTSGKSNKAVIFGAVLGSLGAIALVLLAVIIMLRYCRRKRMRGEKSDGTL, encoded by the coding sequence ATGGCTTCGTTCTTCTTATTCGTCCTGTTTTCCCTCTTCTTCCTCTGCACCCATGTCTCTTCCGCGGATACAATCTCCGCTGACTTCACTCTCTCCGGAGACCAGACAATCTCATCCTCCGGCGGAACTTTCAAAATGGGTTTCTTCCAACCTGCTACTTCATCAAACTTCTACATAGGTATGTGGTACCAGCAACTTCCTCAACAAACTATCGTCTGGGTAGCTAACCGAGACAAACCAGTCTCCGACAAGAAAACATCACTTCTCAAAATCTCCAACGGTAACTTAGTTCTACTCGACGGAAACAACCAGACTCCAGTTTGGTCGACCGGTCTCAACTCTTCCTCTGCTCACGACGCCGTTTTGCAAGACGACGGCAATCTCGTCCTCAGAGACGACTCCGGCTCTCTTCTATGGCAAAGCTTCGATCATCCCGGTGACACGTGGCTTCCCGGAGCTAAAATCCGGTACGACAAACGAACCAAGAAAAGTCAACGTCTCACGTCGTGGACGAGTGTTGAAGACCCATCACCAGGTTTGTTCTCTCTGGAGCTAGACGAGTCAACAGCTTACAAGATCCTCTGGAACGGGTCGACTCAGTACTGGTCGAGTGGTCCTTGGAACCCTCAGAGCAAGCTCTTCGATTCAGTTCCAGAGATGAGACTCAACTACATCTTCAACTACAGCTTTTTCTCCAACGCAACAGAGTCATACTTCACTTACTCCATCTATAACAAGGCCAACATCTCACGGCTCGTCATGGACGTTTCGGGTCAGATTAGGCAGTCCAGTTGGTTAAACAACAACAACCAGAGGAACCTGTTCTGGTCTCAGCCTCGGCAGCAATGCCTAGTCTACTCTTACTGTGGCTCCTTTGGGATTTGCAGTAGCAAGTCTCAGCCTTTTTGCCAATGCCCTCGTGGGTTTAGACCCAAGTCGCAAAAAGATTGGGACTTGAAGGATTACTCTGCAGGCTGCGTTAGAAAGACTGAGCTACAATGCTCTCGTGGAGTCGTTAACCAGTTTCTGCCTCTTACCAACGTGAAACTACCTGACATTTTAGAGGTATGGGGGATAACTAGTTTTAGTATTTGCGGATCAGCTTGTCTAGGGAACTGTTCATGTATGGCTTATGCACATGACGAAAGCTCGAACAGATGCTTGATGTGGACGAAAGATGTCTTCAATCTTCAACAATTCGAAGAAGATTACAGTGAGGGGAATACACTTTATCTTAGACTCTCTGCTTCTGACATGCCTAGTAGTTCTACTTCCGGTAAGAGTAACAAAGCGGTGATATTTGGCGCGGTTCTAGGGTCGTTAGGGGCGATAGCTCTTGTTCTGTTGGCGGTAATCATAATGTTAAGGTACTGTAGGAGAAAGAGAATGAGAGGAGAGAAGAGTGATGGTACATTGTGA
- the LOC117128425 gene encoding zinc finger BED domain-containing protein RICESLEEPER 2-like produces the protein MDSTSTLGRESSNKDDEGETQTPTSGGKRKETPPTSGASSQPIKVKRLLPTRSDVWEHYTRTPEDRDRCICNHCQNSFSCLTSSGTSNLKKHLETWKHFVEKTTLFTPLSRRTARKDIVKMYVARKEALKKWFISSQQRVSLTTDIWVSQTTVSYNLLITTTCASYMVVTVHFIDSSWRLKKLIIGFKHIMDHKGQTISTVLLDCLSEWGIDKVFCVTVDNATANSSALKKFQTTYAMGSDEAFVLDGEFLHMRCSAHIINLIVRDGMAEIDQNVVAIRNVISYVRSHTNRLRSFELKVDAGKITRGSLPLDVKTRWNSTYLMLTTAQKFKVAFDRMETEDKLYNDHFYELDNGVKRTGPPQPRDWNAVDKLCRFLMIFYNSTLVVSASTSLNSHKCYGEIVTIATNLRSLSTSHDPDLKSKATEMLKKFEKYWDGVKNINKMLIVATVFDPSNKLELAKMCFEELYGLNSVEYNDMLESLITLLRSLYKEYSARHGGGLHPNDQASQSSEQVQTQSRKPEY, from the exons aTGGACTCAACATCAACTCTTGGCCGAGAAAGCAGTAACAAAGATGATGAAGGAGAAACTCAAACACCGACTAGTGGGGGCAAGAGGAAAGAAACTCCGCCAACTAGTGGAGCATCATCTCAACCGATCAAAGTGAAGCGTCTCCTCCCGACAAGATCAGATGTTTGGGAACATTACACAAGAACTCCAGAAGATCGAGATAGGTGTATATGCAATCACTGCCAGAACTCATTCTCGTGTCTCACCTCCTCAGGAACATCAAATCTGAAGAAACATCTTGAAA CATGGAAACATTTCGTAGAGAAG ACAACCTTGTTCACTCCTCTTTCAAGAAGAACCGCACGTAAAGACATTGTGAAGATGTATGTGGCAAGGAAAGAAGCACTCAAGAAATGGTTCATATCTAGCCAGCAACGAGTATCTCTGACTACAGATATTTGGGTTTCCCAAACAACAGTTAGCTATAATCTTTTAATCACTACGACAT gtGCGAGTTATATGGTTGTGACAGTGCACTTCATTGATTCTTCTTGGCGTTTGAAGAAGCTGATCATAGGATTCAAACATATCATGGATCACAAAGGTCAGACTATATCAACTGTTCTTCTCGACTGTTTGTCTGAATGGGGAATAGATAAGGTTTTCTGCGTAACAGTAGATAACGCTACTGCCAATAGTTCTGCTTTGAAGAAGTTTCAGACTACTTATGCTATGGGTTCAGATGAGGCTTTTGTTTTAGATGGAGAGTTTTTACACATGCGTTGTAGTGCTCATATCATTAACTTGATAGTTAGAGATGGAATGGCTGAAATAGATCAGAATGTAGTGGCTATCCGTAATGTGATCTCCTACGTTAGATCACACACTAACAGATTGAGGTCTTTTGAGCTGAAAGTTGATGCCGGTAAGATTACAAGAGGAAGCTTGCCATTGGATGTGAAGACAAGGTGGAATTCAACCTATCTAATGTTGACAACAGCTCAGAAGTTCAAGGTGGCTTTCGATAGGATGGAGACAGAAGACAAGCTCTACAATGATCACTTCTATGAGCTTGATAATGGAGTCAAAAGGACAGGACCTCCTCAGCCAAGGGATTGGAATGCGGTTGATAAGCTGTGTCGGTTTCTCATGATTTTCTACAACTCGACGTTGGTGGTTTCAGCTTCAACTTCACTCAACTCGCATAAGTGCTATGGTGAGATAGTGACTATCGCGACCAATCTCAGAAGTCTCTCTACCAGCCATGATCCTGATTTGAAGTCAAAGGCAACAGAGATGCTGAAGAAGTTTGAAAAATACTGGGATGGTGTGAAGAACATTAACAAGATGTTAATTGTGGCTACTGTGTTCGATCCAAGCAATAAGTTGGAGCTTGCAAAGATGTGTTTTGAGGAGTTATATGGGCTGAATAGCGTTGAGTATAATGACATGTTGGAGTCGTTGATCACTCTGTTGAGAAGTTTGTACAAGGAGTACAGTGCAAGACATGGAGGCGGTTTACATCCAAATGATCAGGCATCTCAGTCATCCGAGCAAGTTCAGACTCAGAGTAGGAAACCAGAGTATTGA